From a single Nostoc sp. MS1 genomic region:
- a CDS encoding DNA recombination-mediator protein A, whose protein sequence is MSQSIDLINLDTLAQELATIQQTGSKRIALLGSRHVPITHQNLIEMMTYALVLSGNRVITSGATGTNSAAIKGAMRADPNLLTVILPQSLERQPQESRQQLEQVMHLVENPSNDNLSLAEASYLCNKEIVSRCQQLICFAFHDSRTLLQTCGDAEEQRKVVTLFYFD, encoded by the coding sequence TTGAGCCAGTCAATAGACCTTATTAACCTCGATACGTTAGCGCAAGAACTGGCGACAATCCAGCAAACAGGTTCTAAACGAATCGCTTTGTTGGGTTCCCGTCATGTGCCGATTACGCATCAGAATCTAATCGAAATGATGACTTATGCCTTGGTTTTGTCAGGGAATCGAGTCATTACCTCTGGTGCTACCGGTACTAACTCAGCTGCCATTAAGGGCGCAATGCGTGCTGACCCCAATTTGCTGACGGTAATTTTACCTCAAAGCTTGGAACGTCAGCCCCAAGAATCGCGCCAGCAACTAGAACAAGTGATGCACCTAGTAGAAAATCCTAGTAATGATAACTTGTCTCTCGCTGAAGCCAGTTACTTGTGCAATAAAGAAATCGTTTCTCGATGCCAGCAGCTTATCTGCTTTGCATTCCATGACAGCCGGACTCTACTACAAACTTGTGGAGATGCGGAAGAACAAAGAAAGGTGGTGACACTTTTCTACTTTGATTAG
- the ebsA gene encoding type IV pilus biogenesis protein EbsA: protein MSLEQLQPATPQQANVYLPYIQGTKRNLLPVAISLYQKGVLEGQRKIEAGDNIPFVASWNVATLPSDLTRCRMQFDGNAELSYEVMMASFEFISFLIELMENHKRYKLTDFSQSFYRKLLRIDE from the coding sequence ATGTCTCTTGAGCAACTCCAGCCTGCCACGCCACAACAAGCGAATGTCTACTTACCTTATATTCAAGGTACTAAGCGTAACCTTTTACCCGTTGCTATCAGTCTTTATCAAAAAGGCGTTCTCGAAGGGCAACGTAAAATAGAAGCAGGTGACAATATTCCCTTTGTTGCTTCTTGGAACGTTGCTACTTTACCTTCAGATTTGACACGTTGCCGGATGCAGTTTGATGGGAACGCTGAGTTGAGTTATGAAGTAATGATGGCAAGTTTTGAATTTATCAGTTTTTTAATCGAATTAATGGAAAATCATAAACGTTATAAGCTAACAGATTTCTCCCAATCTTTTTACCGCAAACTCCTGCGTATAGATGAGTAA
- a CDS encoding CHAT domain-containing protein — MLTRLFQWLKTFDKHPVDNPQTDYFKGVNKQVAERPPELTNADLELLFTQLLQGVEQGREQQWAVKFLQRMEDRISVERWIDWLLLFGEKLLISPAPNHDLGRKMVQLGELEIGKVGELSYDIGIRLLNKEFIELNGFNQEQEISSATALELNEHTLDSPGQELIRNLGDLLWESEEPQVKASKAAPEIETVNNIDTISNLQQLSWEYQITPNELVHEDTISSLQELSWEYQINPTEPVEEYRSEQVHEQSWEDTTTEVELDNENTTEISWEYPTAWAKSVDETSQNNSQGHTWEYTTASNQPVDETIDNSQEHTWEYQEVEFTAPALLMPAQEDVISNLGELALDYRQQNSAAIISTQSDWDQSLVNLEPNVAYTLDELMVRLDQSTNLVQQLAANLIMQTNQSPTTTSEQSNAFIKAQALYYQGLQLAKTGDLSGAIAAYEQAIQLYPNSYEYWFNRGLTLFHLEQFVEAIASYDQAIELKPDYYKAWYNRGGTLGQLGLYEEAIASFKQAITIQPDTPEVWSSKGWAELKVGQITEAIASYDEALALSPDDPENWYYRGIALGIDEQYQAAIASYDKALEIYPDFHEVWIDRGVVLFNLKQWSDAIASWDQALSTQPDFYLAWYNRGVALENLGGREEAIASYKQAIAIKPDFHLAWYNQAVALFYLERYLEAIVCYDNALQFKPDYWEAWIGRGTAVGNLSETETPLNLLTAIATNNSALKLAGHEGKLASYQEGLKHIRPDTHPEGWGRLHLAIANTYYEQGKKHSTSRNYWRKAVTEYNQALLTLTIAGFPQLHLEVLQSLVKALLGLGQTAQAQELQQRGANLLQKLLNEPGRSSEIKKQLALKFAGFTQLAVDISVEYGDLVEAWEIAEQGKKACFTWQLSGWNADIRPLNYRSVQPLLNSHTAIIYWHLSPVALHTFIIKDQAPSPILVFTPVQDTGTISATPLQDLPLPEANRRLIAFENWLEDWQQTYQAYRQQAQDQQSKNNHPWRVEMEERLLQLRNILEIDTIQQELEGITELILVPHRDLFKLPLHSLFHVNSATEEISILNISYLPNIQTGLSVKNTDIAQFDNQVFLSVEYPENTVYPTLRFANLEAEVVSQMFTNRLRIQGRDATKINFEDAFFAKYNILHFSGQAINIAVEPKASELVLAGQDKFTLEEICETNLSTYNLVTLSHCETVANNQITTGEYIDLVSAFFHKGVPHVISTLWTIESSASALVIIEFYRRLKLVQSASTALTEATLWLRELTAAELTQWYEDLLKNLDPDEIKIKAYLATHLYRISKMPPDKKLYSHPYYWAAFVITGKPGKSLSYYLHTNN, encoded by the coding sequence ATGCTCACTCGGCTATTTCAGTGGCTTAAAACTTTTGACAAACACCCAGTTGATAATCCACAAACTGATTATTTTAAGGGTGTCAATAAACAGGTGGCAGAAAGACCACCTGAACTAACTAATGCGGATTTGGAATTGCTGTTTACTCAACTGCTGCAAGGTGTAGAACAAGGACGAGAACAGCAATGGGCAGTTAAGTTTTTGCAACGGATGGAAGACCGTATTAGTGTTGAGCGCTGGATAGATTGGTTATTATTATTTGGTGAAAAACTATTAATCTCACCTGCACCAAATCATGATTTAGGTAGAAAAATGGTGCAGTTGGGTGAATTAGAAATTGGGAAGGTGGGAGAACTTTCCTACGATATTGGTATCCGTTTGCTAAATAAGGAATTTATTGAACTAAATGGATTTAATCAGGAACAAGAAATATCTTCGGCTACAGCCTTAGAACTTAACGAACATACTCTAGATTCGCCTGGACAAGAATTAATTCGTAACTTGGGAGATTTATTGTGGGAGTCGGAAGAACCACAAGTTAAGGCTTCTAAAGCAGCACCAGAGATTGAGACTGTTAATAATATAGATACAATTAGTAATTTACAACAATTGAGTTGGGAATATCAAATTACACCCAACGAATTAGTTCATGAAGATACAATTAGTAGTTTACAAGAATTGAGTTGGGAATATCAAATAAACCCAACTGAACCAGTAGAAGAATATAGAAGTGAACAAGTACATGAACAAAGTTGGGAAGATACCACAACAGAAGTTGAATTAGATAATGAAAATACAACAGAAATAAGTTGGGAATATCCCACAGCCTGGGCTAAATCAGTAGATGAAACCTCACAAAACAATTCACAAGGACATACTTGGGAATATACAACAGCGTCGAATCAACCAGTGGATGAAACAATAGACAATTCACAAGAACATACTTGGGAATATCAAGAAGTAGAATTTACAGCACCAGCTTTACTAATGCCAGCACAGGAAGATGTTATTAGTAACTTAGGCGAACTGGCATTGGATTATAGGCAACAAAATTCAGCAGCTATAATATCTACACAAAGTGATTGGGATCAGTCTTTAGTTAATCTAGAACCTAATGTTGCTTATACTTTAGATGAATTAATGGTGCGGCTGGATCAAAGTACAAATTTAGTCCAGCAATTGGCGGCTAATTTAATCATGCAAACTAACCAGTCGCCTACTACTACCAGTGAACAATCCAATGCGTTTATTAAGGCTCAGGCGCTATATTACCAAGGGTTGCAGTTAGCAAAAACGGGTGATTTATCAGGAGCGATCGCCGCCTATGAACAAGCAATTCAATTATACCCCAACTCTTACGAATACTGGTTTAATCGTGGTTTAACTCTGTTCCATTTAGAACAGTTTGTGGAAGCGATCGCCTCTTATGACCAAGCCATCGAACTCAAGCCTGATTATTACAAAGCTTGGTACAACCGAGGCGGGACTTTAGGACAATTGGGATTGTATGAGGAAGCGATCGCCTCATTTAAACAAGCAATTACCATCCAGCCGGATACGCCGGAAGTGTGGTCTAGTAAAGGCTGGGCGGAATTAAAGGTGGGGCAAATTACTGAAGCGATCGCCTCTTATGACGAAGCTTTGGCTTTATCACCCGATGACCCAGAAAATTGGTATTACCGAGGAATTGCTTTAGGTATCGATGAACAATACCAAGCAGCGATCGCTTCTTATGATAAAGCCTTGGAAATTTACCCGGACTTCCACGAAGTTTGGATTGATCGGGGTGTGGTGTTATTTAACTTAAAACAATGGTCAGATGCGATCGCCTCTTGGGATCAGGCTTTATCTACACAGCCAGATTTTTACCTAGCATGGTATAATCGGGGTGTGGCTTTAGAAAACTTAGGTGGTCGTGAAGAAGCGATCGCATCCTATAAGCAAGCGATCGCGATTAAGCCAGATTTCCACTTAGCTTGGTATAACCAAGCGGTGGCGTTGTTTTATTTAGAAAGATATTTAGAAGCGATCGTTTGTTATGACAACGCTTTACAATTCAAGCCTGATTACTGGGAAGCTTGGATTGGGAGAGGGACGGCTGTTGGTAATTTGAGTGAGACAGAAACGCCGTTAAATTTATTGACTGCGATCGCCACAAATAATTCTGCGTTGAAATTAGCTGGTCATGAAGGTAAATTAGCTAGTTATCAGGAAGGTTTAAAGCATATCCGCCCAGATACACACCCAGAAGGTTGGGGGAGATTGCATTTGGCGATCGCTAATACATACTACGAACAAGGTAAAAAACATTCCACATCTCGTAACTATTGGCGCAAAGCCGTCACTGAATATAATCAAGCCTTACTAACACTGACAATTGCTGGTTTTCCTCAGTTACATTTAGAAGTTTTACAATCCCTAGTTAAAGCATTACTAGGACTAGGACAAACAGCACAAGCCCAAGAACTACAGCAACGCGGCGCAAATTTATTACAAAAATTACTTAATGAACCAGGGCGCAGTAGTGAAATTAAAAAACAATTAGCCTTGAAATTTGCAGGATTTACTCAATTAGCTGTTGATATATCTGTAGAATATGGTGATTTAGTAGAAGCTTGGGAAATTGCCGAACAAGGAAAAAAAGCCTGTTTTACTTGGCAATTATCTGGATGGAATGCAGACATTCGCCCCTTAAATTATCGCTCAGTTCAACCACTACTCAATTCCCACACGGCAATTATTTATTGGCATCTTAGCCCAGTTGCATTACACACATTCATTATCAAAGACCAAGCCCCATCACCAATTCTCGTTTTTACACCAGTTCAAGATACTGGAACTATTAGCGCTACACCCCTACAAGATTTACCATTACCCGAAGCCAACAGACGGCTAATTGCATTTGAAAATTGGTTAGAAGATTGGCAACAAACCTATCAAGCATATCGCCAGCAAGCTCAAGACCAACAAAGTAAAAATAATCATCCTTGGCGCGTAGAAATGGAAGAGAGATTGTTGCAATTAAGGAATATTTTAGAAATTGACACAATTCAACAAGAACTGGAAGGTATTACCGAACTAATCTTAGTTCCCCACCGCGATTTATTTAAACTACCTCTACATTCTTTATTTCATGTAAATTCAGCCACAGAAGAAATCTCAATTTTAAATATTAGTTATTTACCAAATATTCAAACAGGATTATCAGTAAAAAATACAGACATTGCCCAGTTTGATAACCAAGTCTTCTTAAGTGTGGAATACCCTGAAAATACAGTTTATCCTACCTTGAGGTTTGCTAACCTAGAAGCCGAAGTTGTTAGTCAGATGTTTACAAACCGTCTCCGCATCCAAGGTAGGGACGCTACAAAAATTAACTTTGAAGATGCTTTCTTTGCAAAATACAATATATTGCATTTTTCAGGTCAGGCAATTAATATTGCAGTTGAGCCTAAAGCATCAGAATTAGTATTAGCGGGTCAAGATAAGTTTACTTTAGAAGAAATCTGCGAAACGAATTTATCAACATATAACTTAGTTACTCTTTCTCATTGTGAAACTGTAGCTAATAATCAAATAACTACAGGTGAATATATAGACTTAGTGAGTGCTTTCTTCCATAAAGGTGTTCCTCATGTAATTAGTACTCTCTGGACAATAGAATCATCTGCCAGTGCCTTAGTAATTATTGAGTTTTACCGCCGACTAAAATTAGTACAATCAGCAAGCACAGCTTTAACAGAAGCTACTCTTTGGTTAAGAGAATTAACAGCAGCAGAACTAACACAATGGTATGAAGATTTGCTCAAAAATCTTGATCCAGATGAAATAAAAATCAAAGCTTACTTAGCCACCCATTTATATAGAATTAGTAAAATGCCCCCCGATAAAAAACTTTATTCTCATCCTTATTATTGGGCAGCTTTCGTGATTACAGGTAAGCCCGGAAAATCCCTAAGCTATTATCTCCATACCAACAATTAA
- a CDS encoding Spx/MgsR family RNA polymerase-binding regulatory protein produces the protein MSLQIYGIPNCGTCKKALSWLQNNNVDYEFINTKENPPTNELIKGWVKALGSAPMRNTSGQSYRALGDEKKNWTDEQWIEAFAKDAMLLKRPLFVIDGTAVAVGFRDEKVIKEKLNITG, from the coding sequence ATGTCTCTCCAAATTTACGGAATCCCTAACTGCGGGACTTGTAAAAAAGCCTTAAGCTGGCTACAAAATAATAATGTTGACTATGAATTTATTAACACCAAAGAGAATCCTCCAACAAATGAATTAATCAAAGGTTGGGTGAAAGCTTTAGGTTCTGCACCCATGCGTAATACTTCTGGTCAATCTTATCGCGCTTTGGGTGATGAAAAAAAGAACTGGACTGATGAACAATGGATTGAAGCATTTGCAAAGGATGCAATGCTACTCAAACGCCCACTTTTTGTTATCGATGGTACAGCCGTCGCGGTAGGCTTTAGAGATGAGAAAGTAATTAAAGAGAAATTAAATATAACTGGATAA
- a CDS encoding alpha/beta fold hydrolase, which produces MPVRQTLLTPEIQLSYLEWNQGGKEPLLLLHGLGDHALVWSSLGDYLAADYHIVAPDMRGHGESSKPEKDYSFESAIADLEALMDHVGWTSAHIVSHSWTGKLAVIWARQNPQRLRSMVLIDPIFIWKMPNLFRLTFPLLYRFLSFLKAMGPFTSYEQAEQTAQQLNQFQGWSPLQQQVFQAGIEQKPDGSWGSKFTIAARDGIFDDVLRVPGFTISLDTPALFIQPEQGLNRQEWQIKPYKTYLKNFRLCQTPGNHWPFLTAPQTFNQTIAAFLAECQEKQSHH; this is translated from the coding sequence ATGCCTGTACGCCAAACCCTATTAACACCTGAGATCCAACTGTCTTACTTGGAATGGAATCAAGGTGGAAAAGAACCTTTGCTGCTATTACATGGTTTAGGCGATCATGCCTTAGTTTGGTCTAGTTTAGGAGATTATTTAGCGGCAGACTACCACATAGTAGCGCCAGATATGCGGGGTCATGGCGAAAGCAGCAAGCCAGAGAAAGATTATAGCTTTGAGAGTGCGATCGCCGACCTAGAAGCCCTCATGGATCATGTAGGCTGGACATCAGCCCACATCGTCAGCCATTCATGGACAGGTAAATTAGCAGTCATTTGGGCAAGGCAAAATCCCCAACGCCTGCGGAGTATGGTGTTAATTGACCCCATCTTCATTTGGAAAATGCCCAACCTATTTCGGCTAACATTTCCCCTGCTTTACCGCTTCTTATCCTTCCTCAAAGCAATGGGGCCTTTTACCAGCTACGAACAAGCCGAACAAACAGCACAACAATTAAACCAATTCCAAGGCTGGAGTCCTTTACAACAACAAGTCTTTCAAGCTGGAATCGAACAGAAACCCGATGGTAGCTGGGGTAGCAAATTTACCATAGCCGCCCGTGATGGCATTTTTGATGATGTATTGCGCGTACCTGGCTTCACCATTTCCCTAGACACTCCAGCCTTGTTCATCCAACCAGAACAGGGACTAAACCGCCAGGAATGGCAAATCAAACCCTACAAAACCTATCTTAAAAACTTCCGCCTGTGCCAAACACCCGGTAATCACTGGCCTTTCTTAACCGCACCACAGACATTCAATCAAACAATAGCAGCATTCTTAGCAGAATGTCAGGAAAAGCAATCTCATCATTGA
- a CDS encoding DNA polymerase III subunit gamma/tau, whose protein sequence is MSYEPLHHKYRPKSFAELVGQEAIATTLTNAIRTAKIAPAYLFTGPRGTGKTSSARILAKSLNCLKSDKPTAEPCGVCDVCQGITKGYSLDVIEIDAASNTGVDNIRELIEKAQFAPVQCRYKVYVVDECHMLSSAAFNALLKTLEEPPKHVVFVLATTDPQRVLATIISRCQRFDFRRIQLEAMVKHLSAIASKENISISQEAVTLVAQLSQGGLRDAESLLDQLALLPNEVTPDKVWDLVGSVSERDLLMLLEAIAQDNPEGVLDCARQILDRGREPLTILQNLAAFYRDLLIAKTAPNRHDLVACTQQTWKSLVESAQSLPITTILLGQKHLQEAELQIKHTTQPRLWLEVTLLGLSPSANIQPTTIIPTSNNNRSASPQTVPQKPAAQNPPPQYIPSTPPSSSQSELNNRSVSPVSQEVNTKPPTTPETKAPLQNPVEQSTSPVTEEVIDTGELDLAQIWQRVVTSIEPISRRSLLGQMCSLIEFNGATARVGVQPKWYDKVKLDLPTITAAFQQTFNRGVQVTLESNNAIKTSTVKKTPSANTNNGNGHKPSSTVQQPPPPTFNNGKPATPPPQTSTPPLTQKTPPATSNSGGAKTTQAAPNKAPIVEWETDEVAIAAQRLAQFFDGQIIRFGDDGEALTEIATSEWTDDSDLEDE, encoded by the coding sequence ATGTCTTATGAACCCCTGCACCACAAGTATCGCCCAAAGAGTTTTGCTGAACTGGTGGGGCAAGAGGCGATCGCTACCACTCTCACAAACGCTATCCGCACAGCTAAAATAGCCCCAGCATATTTATTTACAGGCCCTAGAGGTACAGGTAAAACCTCCAGCGCCCGGATTCTTGCCAAATCCCTCAACTGTCTTAAAAGTGACAAACCCACAGCCGAACCCTGTGGGGTTTGTGATGTTTGTCAGGGAATCACTAAAGGCTACTCCCTCGACGTAATCGAAATTGATGCCGCAAGTAATACAGGTGTAGACAACATCCGCGAACTGATTGAAAAAGCCCAGTTTGCCCCTGTACAGTGCCGTTATAAAGTTTACGTGGTCGATGAATGCCATATGCTCAGTAGTGCGGCGTTCAATGCGCTACTAAAGACACTGGAAGAACCACCTAAACACGTAGTTTTTGTATTAGCCACAACTGACCCACAACGAGTATTAGCGACAATCATTTCTCGTTGCCAGAGATTTGATTTTAGACGCATTCAACTAGAGGCGATGGTGAAGCATTTAAGTGCGATCGCCTCCAAAGAAAATATTAGTATTTCCCAAGAAGCTGTAACATTGGTAGCCCAATTATCCCAAGGTGGATTACGGGACGCAGAAAGCTTACTCGACCAGTTAGCCTTATTACCTAATGAAGTCACACCGGATAAAGTATGGGATTTAGTCGGTTCAGTTAGTGAACGCGACTTGTTGATGTTGCTAGAAGCGATCGCCCAAGATAACCCAGAAGGAGTATTAGACTGTGCTAGGCAAATCTTAGATCGCGGTCGAGAACCCTTAACCATTCTGCAAAACCTAGCCGCCTTCTACCGCGACTTACTCATAGCCAAAACAGCCCCCAATCGCCATGATTTAGTAGCTTGCACTCAACAAACTTGGAAATCCCTAGTTGAGTCAGCCCAATCATTGCCCATAACTACAATCTTGCTAGGGCAGAAACACCTACAAGAAGCAGAACTACAAATTAAACACACCACCCAACCCCGCTTATGGTTGGAAGTGACATTACTAGGACTATCACCCAGCGCCAACATACAACCTACAACCATAATCCCTACATCAAACAATAACCGTTCAGCATCACCACAAACAGTTCCTCAAAAACCAGCCGCACAAAATCCTCCCCCCCAATACATACCCTCAACCCCACCATCCTCCAGCCAGTCAGAACTTAATAACAGGTCTGTATCCCCAGTTTCACAGGAAGTTAACACTAAACCTCCAACTACCCCAGAAACCAAAGCACCACTACAGAACCCAGTTGAACAATCTACTTCCCCTGTAACTGAAGAAGTAATTGATACAGGAGAACTTGACTTAGCCCAAATTTGGCAACGAGTAGTCACCAGTATTGAACCAATATCTAGACGGTCTTTACTAGGTCAAATGTGTAGTCTGATTGAGTTTAATGGCGCAACAGCTCGTGTTGGTGTCCAACCTAAATGGTATGACAAAGTTAAATTAGACTTACCAACAATTACGGCCGCTTTCCAACAGACTTTTAATCGTGGAGTTCAGGTAACTTTAGAAAGTAATAACGCCATTAAAACTTCCACAGTAAAAAAAACGCCATCAGCCAACACTAATAACGGTAACGGCCATAAACCTTCTTCTACCGTACAACAGCCACCTCCACCAACTTTTAACAACGGAAAGCCAGCCACTCCTCCACCACAAACCAGTACACCCCCACTTACACAAAAAACACCGCCAGCAACCTCAAATAGTGGAGGGGCAAAAACAACACAAGCCGCCCCGAATAAAGCACCTATAGTTGAGTGGGAAACTGACGAAGTTGCGATCGCCGCCCAACGTCTAGCACAATTTTTTGATGGGCAAATTATCAGATTTGGCGACGATGGCGAAGCATTAACCGAGATCGCTACATCTGAATGGACAGATGACTCGGATTTAGAAGATGAGTAA
- a CDS encoding phosphotransacetylase family protein, translating into MPKSAKYLLIGSTETYSGKSATVLGLSHQLQQKGLDIAYGKPLGNSLSKSEGTVVEEDVQFITHSLNLSANRIAPTILALDEVSVQKRLFGEDTTDYHQTLVEQYLQIPRGDLVVLEGPGDLSEGYLFDLSLLQVADVLDASVLLVSRYSSLMSIEPVLSAKQRVGDRLIGVVINDIPTNELEMVNNFVRPYLEQHGIAVLATLPKNDLLRSVSVGELVKQLNAEVLCRSDRLDLMVESLAIGAMNVNAAVKYFRKRRNMAVVTGGDRVEIQQAALETSTQCLILTGQLPPPQFILSRAEELEIPILSVDLDTLTTVEIVDRTFGQVRVHEPIKVHCIRQLMAEHFDCDRLLSKLGLTPVTSH; encoded by the coding sequence GTGCCAAAGTCTGCTAAATATTTGCTGATTGGCTCAACTGAGACTTATAGCGGTAAGTCCGCAACAGTTCTGGGATTGTCTCATCAGTTACAGCAAAAGGGATTAGACATTGCTTACGGCAAACCATTAGGTAATAGTTTGAGTAAGTCGGAAGGCACTGTAGTTGAAGAAGATGTCCAGTTTATTACTCATAGTCTCAACCTATCGGCAAACCGCATCGCTCCCACAATACTGGCTTTAGATGAAGTTAGTGTGCAGAAGCGTCTGTTTGGCGAAGACACAACTGATTATCACCAGACTCTAGTAGAGCAATATTTACAAATTCCCCGTGGGGACTTAGTTGTACTAGAAGGGCCTGGAGATTTGTCGGAAGGCTATTTGTTTGATTTGTCTTTACTACAAGTAGCAGATGTTCTAGATGCTTCTGTGCTATTGGTAAGCCGTTACAGTTCGCTGATGTCTATTGAGCCTGTATTATCTGCTAAACAACGTGTGGGCGATCGCTTGATTGGTGTTGTCATCAACGATATCCCCACTAACGAGTTAGAAATGGTGAATAATTTTGTCCGTCCTTATCTAGAACAGCATGGTATTGCCGTACTAGCAACACTACCGAAAAACGACTTACTCCGCAGCGTCAGCGTAGGCGAATTAGTCAAACAGCTCAACGCCGAAGTTCTATGTCGGAGTGATCGCTTAGATTTGATGGTGGAAAGCCTAGCAATTGGCGCTATGAACGTCAACGCGGCAGTAAAATACTTCCGCAAACGCCGCAATATGGCAGTAGTTACAGGCGGCGATCGCGTAGAAATTCAGCAAGCAGCCTTAGAAACCTCTACTCAATGCCTCATCCTCACCGGACAATTACCTCCCCCACAGTTTATTCTTAGCCGTGCTGAAGAATTAGAAATCCCCATCTTATCCGTTGATTTGGATACCCTAACTACTGTGGAAATTGTTGACCGTACCTTCGGTCAAGTGCGCGTCCACGAACCCATTAAAGTACACTGCATTCGTCAGTTAATGGCAGAGCATTTTGACTGCGATCGGCTACTGTCTAAACTTGGGTTAACGCCTGTTACTAGTCATTAG
- a CDS encoding glycosyltransferase translates to MPANPWPDNDSYKELDPLNSLLSDLSITEEAVVETRDLSRTSRFQGRRGKAALVLTIVWSGTIALHLASWGFIFILGLTTILGIHALGVIFARPRHHQKEIQGNLPFVSILVAAKNEEAVIAKLAKNLCNLEYPNGQYEVWIIDDNSTDKTSEVLAEVAKECDKLKVLRRSAQATGGKSGALNQVLPLTKGEIIAVFDADAQVASDMLLHVVPLFQREKVGAVQVRKAIANARENFWTKGQMAEMALDMWFQQQRTALGGIGELRGNGQFVRRQALDSCGGWNEETITDDLDLTFRLHLDKWDIECLFYPAVQEEGVTTAIALWHQRNRWAEGGYQRYLDYWDLILKNRMGTRKTWDMLMFMLTMYILPTAAIPDVLMAIARHRPPMLGPVTGLSVTMSVVGMFAGLRRIRQEQKFQVHTPFVLLLQTVRGTLYMLHWLVVMSSTTARMSFRPKRLKWVKTVHTGTGE, encoded by the coding sequence ATGCCAGCCAATCCCTGGCCCGACAACGATTCCTACAAAGAGCTTGATCCACTCAATTCCCTGTTATCTGACCTCTCAATAACTGAGGAAGCAGTAGTGGAAACACGGGATTTATCTCGAACATCCCGGTTCCAAGGACGTAGAGGGAAAGCTGCTCTAGTTTTAACAATTGTCTGGAGTGGCACGATCGCTCTACATTTGGCTTCTTGGGGTTTTATTTTCATACTAGGGCTGACTACCATTTTAGGTATTCATGCTTTAGGAGTAATTTTTGCTCGTCCCCGCCACCATCAAAAAGAGATCCAGGGTAATTTACCTTTTGTATCTATATTGGTAGCCGCGAAAAATGAAGAAGCTGTCATTGCGAAATTAGCGAAAAATCTTTGTAATCTGGAATATCCCAACGGGCAATACGAAGTTTGGATAATTGACGATAATAGTACAGATAAAACCTCCGAAGTCTTAGCAGAAGTGGCAAAAGAGTGTGACAAACTCAAAGTCCTTAGACGTTCTGCTCAAGCTACTGGTGGAAAATCGGGGGCTTTAAATCAGGTTTTACCATTAACTAAAGGTGAAATCATCGCCGTGTTTGATGCTGATGCTCAAGTGGCATCAGATATGTTACTTCATGTAGTACCGTTGTTTCAACGCGAAAAGGTGGGGGCGGTGCAGGTGCGAAAAGCCATCGCCAACGCCAGAGAGAATTTCTGGACAAAAGGGCAAATGGCGGAAATGGCTCTGGATATGTGGTTCCAGCAGCAACGCACAGCCTTGGGAGGTATTGGAGAACTGCGGGGGAATGGTCAATTTGTACGCCGTCAAGCTTTAGATAGCTGTGGTGGTTGGAATGAAGAAACAATCACCGATGATTTGGATCTGACTTTCCGCCTGCATCTTGACAAATGGGATATTGAATGCTTATTTTACCCAGCAGTGCAAGAAGAAGGCGTAACAACGGCGATCGCCCTTTGGCATCAACGCAATCGTTGGGCGGAAGGCGGTTATCAACGCTATTTAGACTATTGGGATTTGATTCTCAAAAATCGCATGGGAACCAGGAAAACCTGGGATATGCTCATGTTTATGCTGACGATGTATATTTTACCGACAGCAGCAATTCCCGACGTACTAATGGCGATCGCTCGTCATCGCCCGCCAATGCTAGGCCCGGTAACAGGTTTATCTGTAACCATGTCCGTTGTTGGGATGTTTGCTGGTTTACGCCGCATCCGCCAAGAGCAAAAATTCCAAGTTCACACCCCCTTTGTGCTTTTACTGCAAACAGTACGCGGCACATTATATATGCTGCACTGGCTAGTAGTTATGAGCAGTACCACAGCGCGGATGTCCTTCCGACCCAAGCGTTTAAAGTGGGTAAAAACTGTACATACGGGAACTGGCGAATAA